The following nucleotide sequence is from Mucilaginibacter sp. cycad4.
AACAATTGGGATGAAATATTAAACTTGTTTGAAAAAGAGGTGCAGGAAGCCTGAGGAACTGTTTTAGAGAATTATTTATACATCGTGTAAGAATCATTGCCGTTGACTTTAGTCAACGGAATAATGACTGAAAAACAGGAGCTTTAGCCGAAATGCCGCCTGAATAATTGGGCTGAAGCCCGCAATGGTATTTGCTTTACCGTTGACTAAAGTCAACGGCAATGAATACCTTTCATTGTAAATAGTTTTGAGGGCTTACTTCGTATCTATCCGGTAATTAAGCGATGCCGAAAAACTGGTGCCCGCACCCGTATTACGCCCGGTAACAAAGGTGCCACCTGTTAAAAACAGCGACAGGCTTTTGGCAAATGCGTGGCCGTAGCTTAACGATACCTGGTTAAAGGCAAAGTTTTTACTGGCGCTGGGGTTTACGTTAAAATCCTTATTGATACTGGTGGCATAAAAACCGCCAACACTTAATGAGATCTGCTCGCGGAATTTTTTATCAAGTGTTAGGCCATATGTGGCGTTATACCTGTCCTGGAAAACGCTTTCGTAACCAAAATATTCGCGTACACCGTTTTCCAAAATAAAGAATGAGTTTTTGCCGAATAAATGCCCGCTGCCCGCAAAGGCCAGTTTAAGTTCGGCCCCTTTTTGATTGTAACCTAATGCTGTATTGGTATACATAGGTACAATGGCTGTACCCTGTAAACTGAAGTAATATTTATAATTGATATTGGCCAGGTAATACCTGATACCGACTTCCAAATCCTGGAAGCCAGAGCTTTTGCTGGTGCCCAGATCTGTACTAAAGGTATTCATTACATAAGGTGCCAGTACCGACAGGGTAAACTTGCGGCTCAAGCCAACTTCTGAATATAAGGAATAGCTCCATGAGCTGAACTTGCCATTATTGGTAAATGCGCCTTTATGGCTGTCGGCATCCCAGGCTTTATTGGCAAAAAAGTAAGTTGCCGATGGCGACAGCGAGATCCTGCCCGGCCTTACCGGGAAACCTCCGGCATAACTTTTACCTGTGGCTAAGGCAAATATTACTATCCCCGCAAGTAAATATTTTGATAAAGTATTTTTCAAGGTCATGTGTGTAGATTTTAATCGTTTTAAAATAAACCAAAGCTGTCGCGCATCCAACGGCCCTCATAATCCTTGTATACCTGGCTCACCTCGTGCCCAAGGTTTTTAAATACCATGAGATGTTTATCACCATGCATTGAGTTAAACACCGCGTAACCATTGTTTGGCGGCACGTAGGGATCCAAAAGACCTAAGCCTAAAATAGTTGGACATTTTATGGTTGTTACAAAGTTTTTGGTGTCGTAATAGTCAAGATTGCTGAGCACCTGGTTAAAAGTTACGCCGGGCTTGCTTAAAACATATTTTTTAATGTCGTTAATGGGCCACTCAACGGCACCAACCAGGTTACGGATATCGCTCATGATAGGGTTTTGTGCCGAGCAAAGGGTTACGCGATGATCGAGGCCTGCAAGTGCCAGGGATAAATAACCGCCCATGCTGCCGCCGGTAGCCAGGATCTGATCATGCCTTAAATTGGGCTGCGCATAAATAAAATCAACGGCGCGCACACAATCCATAATCACACCGCGCATTACGTACTTGTTTTTATCCTCAATATGATAGGAGATAAAGGCATCGCGCTCGGTATGGATTACATCGCGGCTGGTGCCTTGTCCGCGGGTGTTAAGGGTAATGATCACCAGGTCGGGGTCGAGGCCCACTATCGGGTATAACTTTACCTGGTAACCGGGCAAGCCAAGCAATACCGAAAATTTCTTGTTTTTATTTTTGCTGATGGGTACCGTCATGTAACCACGGATGGTAAGGTTATCAAGCGATTTCATTTCTATTTCGTAAACCTTGCGGTTTTCGGTGTTCATAGATGGTACTTCGGTGATTTTGTAATTGGGTTTTACCCTGGCCAGTTCATCTTTGGCGGTTTGCCAAAATTGATCAAAATCGGCCGGCCTGGCATATTGCGACCGGATTTCCTCCGGCCTGATCCCGAAAGCGCGACGGGTAGTATCGTCATAGTCGCTTACGTTAATCATCATGTTAACCTTGTAAAAGCCTGTTTTTAGGTTAGGCACATCAAAATCATATCTGGAAGTGCTTTTTTTGCCAAGGTTTACCGGCTTTGACAGGGTTTTAACAATTTGTCCATTTTCGGTAGTGATATTGTACGATATAGTACCCTCCTGGTTGGTATTGTACGTGTTTTTAATTTCAAAACTGAATGAGGCGGCAGAACCAAATATGCCATCCTTATTGTTGATGGTTAGTGCTGTTGATACTTCATCGTCACCACCGCTTTTGTCGGTAGCTTCGGCCGGTTCTTTCTCAGTTTCCTGGGCCATGACCGGTTTTGCGGCACACATGGTCAATAAAGCAAAAGCTATGATCAGTAGTTTGTTAGCGTTTTTCACCATGTTATAATTAAACTTTAATCTTAGCTGATTCATTTTCGGGATTGCGTACTTTGTTTTTGATCAGGAAATCAGACTTGCGGATATAATGATTAAGCGGCTCCTCTATCAATTTAAACAACGTTATGGAAACGACATTTAAAACGATAAAGGCGTACAAAAGGTTTAAACTATCATACTCAAACGGCGAATGCCAGTCTACCCCCCACTTATCATAAAGCTCAAAAACAAAGTCGTTAAGGCTGTTCATCCCCTGGTGTATAAAGTTGTACATATAGCCCAGGTGGATAAGGTAAAATATATAGGAGCTTTTGCCCAATAGCTCAATAAATGGATGTGCTAAAAACTTTTTAAGGAGGGTAGTTTCGGTGAGCAGGCCATAAAAGAAAATGGTTATGGATATGGCCAGCAAGTAGTTATTGGTTACAATGCCCCAGGGATTATGCAAACCTGCCTCATATCCTTTCGGGATAGTTAAGGCAGACATGATCCACACGCAAAAAAAGATCATGGAAAAGCCCAGGTAAGTAAATTTCTTTTTGCTTGTGCCATCCAGTTTTTGTTTGCGTACGATGAGTGCCAGCTGGATACCCGCAAAAAACTCAAAGCAACGGCCCAAAAAGGTGTACAACATCATGAACGTAAAGTTGCCAAAGAAACCGAACCAGTTTACATGACGAAATATGAGCACCAGCAAAATCCCCAGGCCAGTAACTGCTATAGGCTGGATGTAAAACTTTTTGTATTTGGTGGCTATAAGGAAAATAAATGGCGCCGAAAAATAAAAGCATTCTTCAACCGTGAGCGACCAGCCCTGGGCAATACCGGTAAACTTAAACTGATCAAAAAAACCCCGAACAAAAACGATGTTCATGAAAAACATAACTACCGGGTTTTGTCCTGCCGTTACTGTTTGGTTTTGGGTAAAATGATAAGCTATGAACGCCCCGATGGTAAGTAGCGCGTACATGGGGTAGATGCGCGCTACCCGGTTTTTAAGGTATTGCAGAAACCAGGCTTTTGTTAATTTAAAACTATCAAAATAGCGAAATGCTATCAAAAAGCCCGAAAGCACAAAGAAAATGGTAACCCCGATATGGAACTCATTTAAGAAACGTTGCACAGAGTGGGGAAATTTCTCATCAAACACATAGGCAAAATGCGATATGAAAACCAGGTAAGCCGCCATGGCCCTTACACCGGTTAACGCCGGAATATAATTGGATTGTGCTCTTTGTGACAAAACGAACGTATTTTAACTTTCAGATCAATTTATTATACGTAAATGTTTGCAAAAGGGATACCAAGTATTGAATAGGAACAGTTGATTAAGTAGCAGAGGCAGTTTTTAGGTACAGTGAGGAAGGAAGCGATTTACTTATTCGTTAAACCTGAACCGGGATTTGCAGGATTAATGGATTTTATCGGTCCTGAAGATAAGGCTATCGACAGGCATAAAAATCCTGCCCATCCTTAAATCCTATAAATCAAGGTTCAGACTTTACAAATCAAGGTTCAGACCACTTCCCTGCACCACACCCCTGTTCAAAATCCGTTGATCAATATAATACTGGATCTCAGATTTTTTCAAACCCCAGTTGGGGGCGATGAGCAGTTCACGGTCGCTGAGGCCGAAGAGACGCTGGATCACAATGTCCGGGCGAACAAGGGGCAGTAACTCACACAGAAAATCGGCATATTCTTCAATGCCAAACAGGTGGAACGGTTCGCGTTTATATTTTACGCCCATTACCGAGCCTTCAACAATATGCAGGTGGTGGAATTTTACGAACTTGATCTGTTTAAAACGGTTGATCTCGTCGGCATATTTCAGCATCATCTCTTTAGTTTCCCAGGGGAAGCCGAAAATGGTATGCACACAAATATCCAGCTTTGAATTTTCCACCAAACTAAGGGCTTTTACGAGCTCTTCATGGCTGCAGCCGCGGTTAATCTGGTTCAGGGTATCGTTATAGATACTTTCCATACCCATTTCAAGGTCAACATCAAAACGGTCGGTGTAGCTTTCCAACAGGGCAATCTTTTCGGCATCGATACAATCGGGGCGGGTACCTACCGAGAGGCCTACAATATCTTCAGTACCATAGCTCAGGGCCTCGTCATACATCATTTTGAGGTAATGAGCCGGTGCGTAAGTATTGGTATTGGGCTGAAAATAAATAATAAATTTATCGGCCTTATTACCTTTGCGGGCGCGTTCCATACCTTCCTCAACCTGTTGCCTTACGGTAGGGGCGTTGCGGCTAACCGACGGGGTAAAGGAATCAACATTACAATAAGTACAACCGCCGTAACCCTTCGACCCATCCCGGTTGGGACAGGTAAAACCACCGTCGACAATTACTTTAAACACGCGGTGGCCTTTATATTTCTCTTTAAGCCAGGGCCCGTAATTGTTGTAGCCTTTTTCCCAGGTTGTTATTGTTTGCTGTTCCACTTTGCTGTCCTTGATTTCAAGATTGACGATGGTTTCATCCTATCAAGGGGCAAAGATAGTGATTTTTGATGAGGCTGGCTTTTGGTTATTGTTGACACGGGTTAATACTTGTACATGGCCAGTAACTGTCTTGCTGAAAACTATAATTTGATTAGATATAGTATAACTTGATATGCTTACTAAGCATGCAGAGCACATGCGTGTGACGTGTGCTCCGCAGAATGGTGCAGTTTTAACAGGTGAAATATTAATTAACTTTAGTAAAATAGATATTGTTAATATCTTCTCCCTGCATCAAACTGGTAACCAATTTGTTACCCGTAAACGAGAGGATTTTTTCTGAATAGTCGTTATCAGGAACACCGCCGGGATTGCTTCCTCCATAGTAAACAAAATGAGTATAGTTTATTTGATCGCTAACTATAACGTAGTTAAAGGTAGTAAGCAAATGCCCGGAAACTGTTGTACTCCCGGTGCCATCGTTTTTTAAGATCAACAGGTAAGTAGTTTGCCGTGTAGTGTCCGCCCCTAAAAATACGCCGTTGCTGTAAGAGTTGTAAATGCCCATATCGGCACGCCAGGTACCTGCATATTTGTTTTCGGGCTTGCTATCGTCGGCACCTTTTTTACACGCAGCAAAAATAGTTAACAGGAACAGGAATAATAAACTGTAAATTTTATTCATAATTAAGTGTGATAATGTTTCAATAGGAATAAATATAAAATAAACTGTCAAGTATTTATTGCTTATTCTAAGAAACTGTTTAAATACGATTAAATGAAACTACTATATCCCCACGTCATTGCGAGGCACGAAGCAATCCCCTACTATACAGGGCGGATTTGCTTAGCGGATCTGCCTCTTGGGGATTGCTTCGTGCCTCGCAATGACGGCTTTTATATATTTTTAAACAGCTTCTAAGAAAATGGTCAGATGGAGAATCGGCAATTAACGGTCCAATAAATATAATCGTTTACCCATTTATAAATGATTAGCTTTGACTAAACACGTTCTTTAATTAAAAGCATATGAGCCTAAAAAAGCCAGGGGATACCCCCATTACCAGGAAACCCATTCCCACCACCTCTCCGATCATTCACCCCAATTTAAATAACAAATAGATGGCCGCTAAATCATCAGAAATGCAGGCCCGTGAGTTTGTATATGACCTTGACAATTGTGCCAGCGAATACGGGTTTGGCAAGGAAGACTTTTGGCAGGTACACCTTGTTACCGAAAAAGATAAAGCAAAGCTTGCAAAAACCTATTATCCGCTTATGTCGGTGCCAATGGCTGCAGAAGCTATTCCCACGATCCTTTCCCTTGTGCAGGGCAAGCTTATTAAATTTAATGGTATGGAACTGCCGGCCGGCAAATCTGTGGTTATTAAAGATACACAGCAATACCTGGTAGCTTACAATATCAAACGAACGTTTTGATCCTGTTGCTAATTCACCTTTAAATAAGTCTTTTTATAGGTGCTCAGGATCTCCGTTATTTTGGATGGGTCTCGTTTTTCAAACAGGTGGATGATCCATACGGTAAAGCGTAGCATGCCAACCGGGTTAACAATCCCTAAACCCAGCTTATTGATGTCATTATCCCTGCTGGCTATCTGTTTAGGATAAGCATCCCCGGTACGGGTAAACAGGTCTTCGGCAAAGCACCAGGCACCATCGCGGGCATTGCCAAGGGCAAACTGGATCAGGATAGAGTTGTTTTGCGCGTGCAAACCTGCCAGCGACAGCAGCGGCGAAATCTGGTTCAGCTCGCTGATCACCTCGTAGGTAAGCGCCGAAAGTATAGTGTTGATGGAATTAAAATCTTTATGAACTTCGGTTAGCGGCTGGTTAAGGTTGCGTGCTACTTCAACAACGGCAACACCCAAATCAAGGTTGATATGCGCGTTCATGCCAATGAGCAGGTGCTGCAGTACCAGTCTCGACGATTTATTAAAAATACTGAAAGCCAACTCCCAGCAGTTTGAGCAGGGCTGTTTTCGCTGCCAGCAATGATAAGCCATAATGTACCTGTTGGCGAAGATCACGTCCAGTTGTTCCATGCGGGCAGGGTTTTCAAACTCACCATTTTGGATGCCTTCCCTTACCTTGCAGGTAACCTTATGGTACAGGGCCGCAAAATACCCGGCCCGGCTGTCGGTTTTTATAGCATCGGCAATAATGGCTTCTAACTGTTCAATAATTTGATCGATATTTTGAGCTTGGGCAATAGGTTCCATAACAGGCAGACAAGTTTCAGGTATATTTAATTGTTTTAAAGATATGATTTTTGTTGACGCTTGTACATCAGGTTTTTATGTTAAGCAGGCAAAACACAATTAAAAAGGCCCCGATGAGCAGTAAGCCCCCGTAAACATATCTGAAAAATGATGCGTTGTTGAGTTTATGGTTCAGGTACCTGCCTAAAAAAATCGCCGGAAAAACTGCAGGGAGCGACACCATAAAATATTTCAATACTTCGGCAGTTATTAGTCCCTTAAATATATAGCCTGTTACTCCAATTAAGCTTGCCGGCAAAAAATATCCCTGGAGCGTCGCCCTGAAATCTTTGGGGGACCATTTTCTCATATTGCCGTAAATAACTAATGGCGGACCGTTAAGACCGTAGGCACCGCCTAAAACGCCTGAGAGAAAGCCGCAGATAAACAACCAGAGTTTGTTATCGTTGTGCAGCCGGAAAGTATTTTTACCAAACATAGCGTATAACGAATACAGGATTATCAAAGTGCCCAGCCCCATTTTCACCCACCACTCGTTACCGTATATCAATATCAGTAAGCCGATGGGGATACCCGGTATAGCAAAAAGGATAAGCCATTTTGCACTGTTTAGCTGGATCTTGCTGTGGTCCTGTATTACGACAACAAGGGCAACTAAAACAGAGATAAGTACCGAAAGCGGGACCGCCACTCCGATAGGAATAAATATGCTTAATAATGGTACAGCTACCAGCGATTCGCCGAAGCCAAAAGTTGACCGTACCAAAGTAGCGATAAAGCTTATGATAAAAATATAAAGAAAAACAACATCCACTTTGTGTTATTAAAACTATTGATCATTTGCGCCAGAGCGCTGTAATGATCAATAGTTGTTATCATTTATTAAATATTACAATTTTGTTGTGCCGCGTTTTGTCGCCAGTATCGAGTCGACTGAAAATAAGCCTCCGCCCGAATTGAGCAGTGCTATAAGCCCGGCGATGTACAGTAAATTGATCTCATAGCCTGGCGGACCGAAAACTGGACGGCCGGCTGTTAAGCCAATCGTTTTTACCGAACTAAAGCCATAATGAATTTGAATGCCAAACATGGCTACAAGCATAATGCAAATAAGCGGGATAGTGCTTATGCTAACAAATATCCCTGCAAAGACGGCCAGGCCGCCAAGCAGTTCTGTAAATGTTGAGACCCACGCCATCATATGCGGAAATGGCACATGGATTTGGGCCAGCAGGTTTCCGAAAGCTTCGGGGCCTTTGCTCAATTTTGCCCAGCCGTGGGCCATAAAGCCAAAGCCAATGGCCAGGCGCAAAAACAAAGGGGCCGGTTGCTGATAGTTTTTGCCGGCTATAGAAAAAATGTTGTTGATCATGATTAAAAAAAATTGATACCCGGTAATCATTCAGGTTAGCAGCACATATATGCCGCAGCAAATACCAGGGACACCAACATGCACCAACCAAATAATTATCCAAAAATGTAAATACAAATACTTTCAATGACTGATGAGAGATGCTTAATAAACCGGGCGACAAACGCCTTTGGGTGAAATAAGCATTCTATAGGGAAGGATATTCAAATAAGCAATGCCCTGTTTGCAAGGTAAAGCGGGATAGGGCTTAAATTATGGCCGGCACTGGTGCGGTATAAAACAGTAACTTTTCCAGATACTCCAGCACCCGTAAAAAATACTACCGCAACAACAACAGCCAAAAGCAAAGGAACTGCTGTTTTTGCCGTAACTTCCTGGTAAGGAATAATTTTATCGCCACTGTTGTATGCGCTGCAATCCTCAACAACTGCTTTTATATCACGGGGGGCTTTTTGTTTGTTATTTTGAGGCGAATTGCCGGCGAGTGAACATAAAACATTTCTTAGCGGGCAATAGCCAAGCACCAGGAAAATCACCATGATCATCAGGCTTAGTAATGAACGTATAAGTCTAATGTTTTTTCCGTATGTCATAGCCCGGCTTTGCAAATAATGTTTTTGTGCAGCATTTATAGCTGTACCCCAAAGATAGCGTGTTTTGAAGAATGGTTTTGTAACAAGATGATGAGGAATAACGTGTAATAAGCAGGATTTAACGGATTGGCCATTTTAATTTTGTTGCCAGTTTGCCGATAATAATAATAAACTCCTAATTTTTTAACCAGTAGGAAATAATAATTGTAAAAGTACTTTTATAATACCCAAAAACAGCTATTTAATAAAACTATTGAGGATTTTATCCGTACTAATTATAGTATTAATTAATTATTCACCTAAAAATTAAACACTATGATTACGTTATTAATAGCGCTAAGCGCAAGTGCAATATGTGGTTTTTTTGTTGCACACAGTACAGATGAAAACGAATGTTAAAGGTAATAGATTAAACGGGGTAATTATGTGAAAGGCTGATCGGAAATGGTCAGCCTTTTTTGTTGATGGTAGTTAATTCGAGCTAAATGCATATGCGCCGATGTTTTCCGGGTTTCGGTATAGATTCAGGCTAAAGCCGTTTAAAATAGGCTAACCAACCCTTGGTTAAAGCCAACGGCAGTGAAACTAAAATCGGGCCAGGAATTGATATATTCAACTTCATTGCCGTCACTTAAAAGTGACGGATAGTTATAAATTAAGACCCGGCTTTAGCCGAACCCTGCATGCCGGTTCTCTTTGATTTGTCTTTTTTATTCGTAACTTCAATCACTTAGCACCCGTCATGATCCTGTTTCGTCAATTCAAACTACAGTTACTCATTGTAGCCGGCATTACGCTTGCGCATACCTCTTATGCGCAGCAAAAAAACAATCCTATCGCGCAAGCCAAATGGCTTATCGGCAGCTGGAAAAATCAATCGGCAAAAACACTGGATCTCGAAACCTGGAAAAAGCTTAACGATTCTACCTTTCTTGGCAGGAGCTATTCGTTATCAGGAACAGACACTGTATCATCCGAACAAATCCGGCTGGAGCAGCATGCCCGCAAGCTTTACTACATCCCAACAGTAAAAAATCAAAACGATGGAGAGGCGGTAACTTTTACACTTACTTCATCAGATAATAAACACCTCGTATTTGAAAACCCAGAACATGATTTCCCTCAAAAAATAACCTATACGCAAATCACTAAAGACTCGTTAGTGGCCGAAATATCAGGTGTACGGAAAGGCAGGCAAAAGACCATCACATTCCCGATGAAAAGGGTACGTTAGCCATTTTGTGTATCGTTACTTTTTCATATTATTACGGGTAATATGAAACCCCTATACCAAAACACAATTAAACTCATCCCCTTTGCTTTACTGGCCATATCATTGCAAAGCTGCATTAAACAGCCGGGAGCATGGCGAAACGACCAGATCCCCGGCGGCAAACGCGACGATTTTCACAAATTAAATGAACAACTGCTTCATGACCTCCGTACCGGCAACGCCGATGACATCGGCAACATGGAATCGCGGGAGATGCTGGACGACAAGTCAAATCTCAGGCAAATAGAGTTAGTAGGCAACGCCGCAAAAACCACCGATTATGATATTTATGATGAGTATTATATCGTAAACAAACATCGTAGTACAGATACCGTAGGCAATCCGTCGGCAGGCATTAACAGCTATAAAATGATCTATAATGGCATAACCCATGAAATGTACATGGCGCTTTTTTTGCCGAAGGATAAAAACCTGCCCAACCAGGAAATGATCACCGCACTGTATGCCAAATACGACTACGGCTGGAAGCTAACCTCGTTAAATGTAAATACTTATAAAATCAACGGCAAAACAGCTCCTGAGCTTTACGAGCTGGGAAAAGAGAAATACGATAAACAACATTTTGCCGATGCCCGTTTAACCCTTGAGCTTGCTTTACAATGTACCGCCCCTAACGACTACTGGCAATACGAACACGATACCGATGCAGGCAAATTATTCCAGGATGCCGCCGAGGCAACAGTAAAGCAATACCGTTTCCCGGTAGTAATTGATGGTGTTGCAGGGGAACCGCGGGTATTCAGGATCGGCAATCAAAAGAACAGCCACGGCTGGTTTCCGGTAATTTATTATACAACCAAAGTAAATATTGCTGATACCAATGCGGTAAAAAGCGAGAACATGCAGATCAGTAGGGTTATAAACAAGCTACTTCCCGGTATTGCCGAAGATAAGGATTATATTTTTTACTCTGCCTGCAGCAAGCTGCCGTTGA
It contains:
- a CDS encoding acetylxylan esterase, whose protein sequence is MNQLRLKFNYNMVKNANKLLIIAFALLTMCAAKPVMAQETEKEPAEATDKSGGDDEVSTALTINNKDGIFGSAASFSFEIKNTYNTNQEGTISYNITTENGQIVKTLSKPVNLGKKSTSRYDFDVPNLKTGFYKVNMMINVSDYDDTTRRAFGIRPEEIRSQYARPADFDQFWQTAKDELARVKPNYKITEVPSMNTENRKVYEIEMKSLDNLTIRGYMTVPISKNKNKKFSVLLGLPGYQVKLYPIVGLDPDLVIITLNTRGQGTSRDVIHTERDAFISYHIEDKNKYVMRGVIMDCVRAVDFIYAQPNLRHDQILATGGSMGGYLSLALAGLDHRVTLCSAQNPIMSDIRNLVGAVEWPINDIKKYVLSKPGVTFNQVLSNLDYYDTKNFVTTIKCPTILGLGLLDPYVPPNNGYAVFNSMHGDKHLMVFKNLGHEVSQVYKDYEGRWMRDSFGLF
- a CDS encoding acyltransferase, producing the protein MSQRAQSNYIPALTGVRAMAAYLVFISHFAYVFDEKFPHSVQRFLNEFHIGVTIFFVLSGFLIAFRYFDSFKLTKAWFLQYLKNRVARIYPMYALLTIGAFIAYHFTQNQTVTAGQNPVVMFFMNIVFVRGFFDQFKFTGIAQGWSLTVEECFYFSAPFIFLIATKYKKFYIQPIAVTGLGILLVLIFRHVNWFGFFGNFTFMMLYTFLGRCFEFFAGIQLALIVRKQKLDGTSKKKFTYLGFSMIFFCVWIMSALTIPKGYEAGLHNPWGIVTNNYLLAISITIFFYGLLTETTLLKKFLAHPFIELLGKSSYIFYLIHLGYMYNFIHQGMNSLNDFVFELYDKWGVDWHSPFEYDSLNLLYAFIVLNVVSITLFKLIEEPLNHYIRKSDFLIKNKVRNPENESAKIKV
- a CDS encoding TIGR01212 family radical SAM protein (This family includes YhcC from E. coli K-12, an uncharacterized radical SAM protein.); this translates as MEQQTITTWEKGYNNYGPWLKEKYKGHRVFKVIVDGGFTCPNRDGSKGYGGCTYCNVDSFTPSVSRNAPTVRQQVEEGMERARKGNKADKFIIYFQPNTNTYAPAHYLKMMYDEALSYGTEDIVGLSVGTRPDCIDAEKIALLESYTDRFDVDLEMGMESIYNDTLNQINRGCSHEELVKALSLVENSKLDICVHTIFGFPWETKEMMLKYADEINRFKQIKFVKFHHLHIVEGSVMGVKYKREPFHLFGIEEYADFLCELLPLVRPDIVIQRLFGLSDRELLIAPNWGLKKSEIQYYIDQRILNRGVVQGSGLNLDL
- a CDS encoding DUF5995 family protein, producing MEPIAQAQNIDQIIEQLEAIIADAIKTDSRAGYFAALYHKVTCKVREGIQNGEFENPARMEQLDVIFANRYIMAYHCWQRKQPCSNCWELAFSIFNKSSRLVLQHLLIGMNAHINLDLGVAVVEVARNLNQPLTEVHKDFNSINTILSALTYEVISELNQISPLLSLAGLHAQNNSILIQFALGNARDGAWCFAEDLFTRTGDAYPKQIASRDNDINKLGLGIVNPVGMLRFTVWIIHLFEKRDPSKITEILSTYKKTYLKVN
- a CDS encoding sulfite exporter TauE/SafE family protein, with product MDVVFLYIFIISFIATLVRSTFGFGESLVAVPLLSIFIPIGVAVPLSVLISVLVALVVVIQDHSKIQLNSAKWLILFAIPGIPIGLLILIYGNEWWVKMGLGTLIILYSLYAMFGKNTFRLHNDNKLWLFICGFLSGVLGGAYGLNGPPLVIYGNMRKWSPKDFRATLQGYFLPASLIGVTGYIFKGLITAEVLKYFMVSLPAVFPAIFLGRYLNHKLNNASFFRYVYGGLLLIGAFLIVFCLLNIKT
- a CDS encoding DoxX family protein, translated to MINNIFSIAGKNYQQPAPLFLRLAIGFGFMAHGWAKLSKGPEAFGNLLAQIHVPFPHMMAWVSTFTELLGGLAVFAGIFVSISTIPLICIMLVAMFGIQIHYGFSSVKTIGLTAGRPVFGPPGYEINLLYIAGLIALLNSGGGLFSVDSILATKRGTTKL
- a CDS encoding DUF6265 family protein, which produces MILFRQFKLQLLIVAGITLAHTSYAQQKNNPIAQAKWLIGSWKNQSAKTLDLETWKKLNDSTFLGRSYSLSGTDTVSSEQIRLEQHARKLYYIPTVKNQNDGEAVTFTLTSSDNKHLVFENPEHDFPQKITYTQITKDSLVAEISGVRKGRQKTITFPMKRVR